From a region of the Bacteroidales bacterium genome:
- a CDS encoding tetratricopeptide repeat protein, translating into MKKQIAKYFFSYVFILMFCCSYANTQTIIDSLENILKFATKNEKTEILNKLSFEYSSISFKKSFDYGNEALELAKKTGNKLEHGNALYNLGDAYYYQSNYNKALKYYQKSLLIFQETDNKEKIAILLNSIGLINFYLGKYDEAIKYFNKSLKINEEINNKQGIAMCLQNIAMVYVDWKNYEKALEYYKEALEINYELDKKSRIAALLQNIGIIYTKYDNYDKTIEYYQKSYEIFEKIDDKQGIACVLNNIGEVYKAWNKNEIALNYFQKSLALFEELGFKYGITANFYNIGEIYLGCRKYKLALEYFDKSLNTAKSIHLKEYIFDNYNIFSETYFAMGNYKKALEYYKKYTTLKDSVFSEETHKQIIEIQTKYETDKKKKEIEILNKEKELHKVKIARQNIIIYAVIAGLFLLSILALLIYNRYRYKQKANKLLTRQNNEIKSQRDKIAVQQKNITDSIQYASRIQNALLPEDVYIKEVIPEHFILNKPKDIVSGDFYWLKQIKNMLIITVADCTGHGVPGAFMSMLGVSFLNEIVKDKNIISASQALNRLNESVKKALHQTGKDDEARDGMDIALCVINKDTLELEFSGAYNPVYIVRNKELIQLKGDKRPIGIHLKRDIVFTDKQLQLQKGDLIYIFSDGYIDQFGGEKGTKFKATPFKKLLVNIYDKTMDEQKEILNNTIEEWKGNYEQIDDILIMGIKI; encoded by the coding sequence ATGAAAAAACAAATTGCTAAATATTTTTTTTCTTATGTCTTTATTCTTATGTTCTGCTGCTCTTATGCCAATACTCAGACAATTATCGACAGTCTTGAAAATATATTGAAATTTGCTACAAAAAATGAAAAAACAGAAATTCTAAATAAGCTTTCATTCGAATATTCTTCTATATCATTCAAAAAATCTTTTGATTATGGAAATGAAGCATTAGAACTTGCAAAAAAAACAGGGAATAAATTAGAACATGGAAATGCATTGTATAATCTCGGTGATGCTTATTATTATCAAAGTAATTATAATAAGGCTTTAAAATATTATCAAAAATCTTTATTAATATTTCAGGAAACAGATAATAAGGAGAAAATTGCTATTTTACTTAATAGTATTGGACTCATTAATTTTTATTTAGGAAAATATGACGAAGCAATAAAATATTTTAATAAATCATTAAAAATAAATGAAGAAATTAATAATAAACAAGGAATAGCAATGTGTCTGCAAAATATTGCAATGGTTTATGTGGATTGGAAAAACTATGAAAAAGCATTAGAATATTATAAAGAAGCATTAGAAATAAATTATGAATTAGATAAAAAGAGCAGAATAGCTGCTTTGCTTCAAAATATTGGAATTATTTATACAAAATATGATAATTATGATAAAACAATAGAATATTATCAAAAATCGTATGAAATATTCGAGAAAATAGACGATAAACAAGGAATTGCTTGTGTATTAAATAATATTGGAGAAGTTTATAAAGCATGGAATAAAAATGAAATAGCCCTGAATTACTTTCAAAAATCTTTAGCTTTATTTGAAGAATTAGGTTTTAAATATGGGATAACTGCAAATTTTTATAATATTGGGGAAATTTATCTTGGTTGCAGAAAATATAAACTGGCTCTTGAATATTTTGATAAAAGCCTTAATACTGCAAAATCAATTCATTTAAAAGAATATATTTTTGATAATTATAATATTTTCTCAGAAACTTATTTTGCAATGGGAAACTACAAAAAAGCATTAGAATACTATAAAAAATATACTACTTTGAAAGATTCAGTTTTTTCAGAAGAAACACATAAACAAATAATTGAAATTCAAACCAAATACGAAACCGATAAAAAGAAAAAAGAAATAGAAATACTTAACAAGGAAAAAGAACTGCACAAAGTAAAAATTGCCCGACAAAATATTATTATATATGCAGTAATTGCCGGATTGTTTTTACTATCAATATTAGCATTACTGATTTATAACAGATACAGATACAAACAAAAAGCTAATAAATTATTAACGAGACAAAATAATGAAATTAAATCGCAGAGAGATAAAATAGCAGTACAACAAAAAAATATAACTGATAGTATTCAATATGCAAGTAGAATTCAAAATGCTTTATTACCGGAAGATGTTTATATAAAAGAAGTTATTCCTGAGCATTTTATTTTGAATAAACCAAAGGATATTGTAAGTGGCGATTTTTACTGGTTAAAACAAATAAAAAATATGCTAATAATTACTGTAGCCGATTGTACAGGACACGGAGTACCGGGCGCATTTATGAGTATGCTTGGTGTTTCATTTCTTAATGAAATTGTAAAAGACAAAAATATTATCAGTGCCAGTCAAGCTCTAAATCGGTTAAATGAAAGTGTGAAAAAGGCACTACACCAAACCGGCAAAGATGATGAAGCAAGAGACGGAATGGATATTGCATTATGTGTAATTAACAAAGATACTTTAGAATTAGAATTTTCAGGAGCTTATAATCCTGTTTATATTGTTAGGAATAAAGAATTAATACAATTAAAAGGCGATAAAAGACCAATTGGAATACATTTAAAACGTGATATTGTTTTTACCGATAAACAATTACAATTACAAAAAGGAGATTTAATATACATCTTTTCAGACGGATATATTGACCAATTTGGTGGTGAAAAGGGTACTAAGTTCAAAGCTACCCCTTTCAAAAAATTATTAGTCAATATTTATGATAAAACAATGGATGAACAAAAAGAAATCCTGAACAATACAATAGAAGAATGGAAAGGAAATTACGAACAAATTGACGATATTTTAATAATGGGTATAAAAATCTGA
- a CDS encoding thymidine kinase, translating to MFLESTPKGANRRGWIEVIAGSMFSGKTEELIRRLKRAEFAKQKVEIFKPQIDTRYSEEEVVSHDENTIRSTPVTNSGNILLLTSDIEVVGIDEAQFFDVRLIEVCNELANRGIRVIVAGLDMDFKGQPFGPIPGLFATAEYITKVHAICVKCGDLAQFSHRLTDTDKLVLLGEKDIYEPLCRGCYIDATKK from the coding sequence ATGTTTCTTGAAAGCACACCAAAAGGAGCAAATCGACGAGGATGGATTGAAGTAATTGCCGGTTCAATGTTTTCCGGTAAAACCGAAGAACTAATAAGAAGGCTTAAAAGAGCTGAATTTGCAAAACAAAAAGTTGAAATATTTAAACCACAAATTGACACAAGATATTCAGAAGAAGAAGTTGTTTCGCATGATGAAAATACTATTCGCTCAACTCCTGTAACTAATTCAGGAAATATTTTATTACTTACCAGCGATATTGAAGTAGTTGGTATTGACGAAGCACAATTTTTTGATGTTAGACTGATTGAAGTATGTAACGAGTTGGCAAACAGGGGTATAAGGGTTATTGTGGCAGGACTTGATATGGATTTTAAAGGACAACCATTTGGCCCAATTCCCGGACTTTTTGCTACAGCTGAATATATTACAAAAGTTCATGCTATTTGTGTAAAATGTGGTGACCTTGCACAGTTTTCACATCGCCTTACAGATACTGATAAATTAGTATTACTTGGCGAAAAAGATATTTATGAACCTTTATGCCGAGGCTGTTATATTGATGCTACTAAAAAATAA